The following coding sequences are from one Capsicum annuum cultivar UCD-10X-F1 chromosome 3, UCD10Xv1.1, whole genome shotgun sequence window:
- the LOC107864196 gene encoding B3 domain-containing protein REM5, translated as MKLPPKKPRFFKPILPGFKHGLKIPIGFLKYLKGQEHVTCAVLKRDGKKWRVQVNGRKLEEGNWGKFVEEFDLQVGNLLVFSHEGNMEFEISIFDSSQCSRAEYTQEDVVEDEVEVDEEEEEEEEYEVEEEEDEYEVEEE; from the exons ATGAAACTCCCACCAAAGAAACCTcgttttttcaaacctattttgcCAGGTTTCAAACATGGTCTT AAAATACCTATAGGTTTCTTGAAGTATTTGAAGGGGCAGGAACATGTTACATGTGCTGTACTGAAAAGGGATGGTAAGAAATGGAGGGTTCAGGTGAATGGCCGGAAACTGGAAGAGGGTAATTGGGGGAAATTTGTAGAGGAGTTTGATTTGCaagtgggaaatctattggtgttTAGTCATGAAGGAAATAtggaatttgaaatttcaatttttgattCGAGTCAATGTAGTAGAGCAGAATATACGCAAGAAGACGTGGTCGAGGATGAGGTGGAGGTGGacgaggaggaagaagaagaggaggagtaCGAGGTGGAAGAGGAGGAGGACGAGTACGAGGTGGAGGAAGAGTAG